Proteins encoded within one genomic window of Streptomyces sp. NBC_01314:
- a CDS encoding DUF3500 domain-containing protein yields MKAGAGQDNLQLAHQGLAAADWTDAQRDKLLALVRVYVGNMADAHADVKMKEVEEHLDDTYFYWIGETDDDSAFYYRVHSPVVLIEYDAQSPLGYNLNGSSSSSSSGNGGGGMGGPGGTPTQQHIHTIIRTPNGGDYGIDLLKLHLENDH; encoded by the coding sequence CTGAAGGCCGGTGCCGGGCAGGACAACCTCCAGCTCGCCCACCAGGGTCTCGCCGCCGCCGACTGGACCGATGCCCAGCGCGACAAGCTCCTCGCCCTCGTCCGCGTCTACGTCGGCAACATGGCCGACGCGCACGCCGACGTGAAGATGAAGGAGGTCGAGGAACACCTCGACGACACGTACTTCTACTGGATCGGCGAGACCGACGACGACTCGGCGTTCTACTACCGCGTGCACAGCCCGGTCGTCCTCATCGAGTACGACGCCCAGTCCCCGCTCGGCTACAACCTCAACGGCAGCAGTAGCAGTAGCAGTAGTGGCAACGGTGGTGGCGGTATGGGCGGTCCCGGCGGCACCCCCACCCAGCAGCACATCCACACCATCATCCGCACGCCCAACGGGGGCGACTACGGCATCGATCTCCTCAAGCTGCACCTGGAGAACGACCACTGA
- a CDS encoding pyridoxal 5'-phosphate synthase — MIEPPSQPRPTSPAPARPSEFVEALRGLRVWDPQVSALPLFDPAAAPAEPVSLFAVWFGEVVAAGEVEPHTMSLATADAEGRPDVRTVMLHDVDARGWHFASHADSRKGRHLAARPYASLGFYWPLLGRQVRVRGRVTIEPPEAAHADLHARSTGALAAALVGHQSEALSSYEELERASEAAWARAEREPDVAVPSWTAYVVEPDEVEFFQGDARRRHVRLDYRREGGGWVTGLLWP, encoded by the coding sequence ATGATCGAGCCCCCTTCCCAGCCGCGGCCCACCTCCCCGGCCCCCGCCCGGCCGTCCGAGTTCGTGGAGGCCCTGCGCGGGCTGCGGGTCTGGGATCCGCAGGTCAGCGCCCTGCCGCTGTTCGACCCGGCTGCGGCGCCCGCCGAGCCGGTGTCGCTCTTCGCCGTGTGGTTCGGGGAGGTCGTGGCGGCCGGGGAGGTGGAGCCGCACACGATGTCGCTGGCCACGGCGGACGCGGAGGGCCGACCGGACGTCCGCACGGTGATGCTGCACGACGTGGACGCGCGGGGCTGGCACTTCGCCTCGCACGCCGACAGCCGCAAGGGACGCCACCTCGCGGCCCGCCCCTACGCCTCCCTCGGCTTCTACTGGCCCCTCCTCGGCCGCCAGGTACGGGTGCGGGGCCGGGTCACGATCGAACCCCCCGAGGCCGCCCACGCCGATCTGCACGCCCGCTCGACGGGAGCGCTGGCCGCCGCCCTCGTGGGCCACCAGAGCGAAGCCCTCTCCTCCTACGAGGAGTTGGAGCGCGCCTCGGAGGCCGCCTGGGCGCGCGCCGAGCGGGAACCGGACGTGGCCGTGCCCTCCTGGACGGCGTACGTCGTGGAACCGGACGAGGTGGAGTTCTTCCAGGGGGACGCGAGGCGACGGCACGTACGGCTGGACTACCGACGGGAGGGCGGGGGTTGGGTCACCGGGCTGCTGTGGCCCTAA
- a CDS encoding pyridoxamine 5'-phosphate oxidase family protein has translation MALSRKEREEFLAEAHVAALAVDAGEGRAPLTVPIWYQYEPGGDIWVMTGLDTRKNRLIQAAGRFSLMIDRLDPTIRYVSVEGPVTDTSPATLDDLREISARYLPAEKVDGYVDFASKSHGEQVIIRMRPERWVSSDLGTV, from the coding sequence ATGGCACTGTCCCGCAAGGAGCGCGAGGAGTTTCTGGCCGAGGCGCATGTGGCCGCGTTGGCGGTCGACGCCGGGGAGGGAAGGGCCCCGTTGACGGTGCCGATCTGGTACCAGTACGAACCCGGCGGCGACATCTGGGTCATGACCGGGCTGGACACCCGCAAAAACCGGCTGATCCAGGCCGCCGGCCGCTTCTCCCTGATGATCGACCGGCTCGACCCCACCATCCGCTATGTCTCCGTCGAGGGCCCCGTCACCGACACGTCCCCCGCCACCCTCGACGACCTCCGCGAGATCTCGGCCCGCTACCTCCCGGCCGAAAAGGTCGACGGCTACGTCGACTTCGCCTCGAAGAGCCACGGCGAACAGGTCATCATCCGCATGCGCCCCGAGAGGTGGGTCTCGTCCGACCTGGGCACGGTGTGA
- a CDS encoding XRE family transcriptional regulator, with protein sequence MNTVSWEEVKRRVHEQQRAAGIPVMTPEEKQAAKDQLLAEIRAYKLAELRREQDLTQRDIADSMGVSTPRISAIEHGEIDRTEVATLRAYIRALGGELRMVADFGDTAFTVG encoded by the coding sequence ATGAACACCGTCAGCTGGGAGGAAGTTAAGCGCCGGGTCCACGAGCAACAGCGGGCCGCCGGAATCCCGGTCATGACACCTGAGGAGAAGCAGGCCGCCAAGGACCAGCTCCTCGCCGAGATCCGCGCCTACAAGCTCGCCGAACTGCGGCGCGAGCAGGACCTCACGCAGCGCGACATCGCGGACTCCATGGGAGTCTCCACTCCTCGTATCTCCGCGATCGAGCACGGCGAGATCGACCGCACGGAGGTGGCGACCCTGCGGGCCTACATCCGGGCGCTGGGCGGGGAACTGCGGATGGTGGCGGACTTCGGCGACACGGCCTTCACGGTCGGCTGA
- a CDS encoding type II toxin-antitoxin system RelE/ParE family toxin has product MATRFEALANSDPASARQMEVAVDTLADEGPSLGRPLVDRIKGSEQHHLKELRPGSAGNSEIRVLFAFDPVRRAVLLVAGDKAGNWRGWYDTNIPIAEKRYRNHIDELHTREYE; this is encoded by the coding sequence GTGGCGACGCGGTTCGAAGCGCTGGCCAATTCCGACCCGGCCAGTGCCAGGCAGATGGAAGTAGCGGTCGACACCTTGGCGGACGAAGGCCCGTCCCTCGGGCGCCCTCTGGTCGACCGCATCAAGGGCTCCGAACAACATCACCTGAAGGAGCTGCGGCCCGGGTCCGCAGGTAACAGCGAAATCCGTGTCCTGTTCGCTTTCGACCCCGTACGCCGTGCCGTCCTGCTGGTCGCCGGAGACAAGGCCGGAAACTGGCGTGGCTGGTACGACACCAACATCCCGATCGCCGAGAAGCGCTACCGAAACCACATCGACGAGCTGCACACGAGGGAGTACGAATGA